In Deinobacterium chartae, a single genomic region encodes these proteins:
- a CDS encoding family 10 glycosylhydrolase: MQALLFFLTLLFGTVTGLRGESVTQPTAAPTVPAPATSPERNLQPSNPQVPAEQLPPANQPLPPGALETPEPPTLLPANARSGILGAWLRPNARENPLEVLRSLKEVGYTDIFLETFYHGFTLYPSSIAPSRPELGDRDLLGEYVAAAAQLGLRLHAWLEVLYWAPPAQYGVRGGLLDRFPYLETRDAQGRSSRRGIHGMGFADPGLQETRLKVYALGRELATRYPNVGLHLDYLRYPAGGDYGYHPQARRAFSAQTGLEARPYVMEWYAWRQNVLTQVANGISRAYREAGGRGLVTAAVNPEFPFYKGETLQTWTRWTEVDVFIPMAYSRSNAYLKLLSRWIRNRSPRPVWMGLQVGPQYPDLQSQINTLKPEGFSNFVIFGRLK; the protein is encoded by the coding sequence GCTGTTCTTCTTGACCCTGCTGTTTGGAACGGTCACCGGCCTGCGCGGCGAGAGCGTGACGCAGCCCACCGCTGCCCCGACCGTTCCGGCACCGGCCACCAGCCCCGAACGCAATCTGCAGCCCAGCAACCCGCAGGTTCCGGCCGAGCAGTTGCCGCCCGCCAACCAGCCGCTTCCGCCGGGCGCGCTGGAGACGCCCGAACCGCCCACCCTGCTGCCCGCCAATGCCCGCAGCGGCATCCTGGGAGCCTGGCTGCGACCGAACGCGCGCGAAAATCCCCTCGAGGTGCTGCGGTCGCTGAAGGAGGTCGGCTACACCGACATCTTCCTCGAGACCTTCTACCACGGCTTCACGCTGTACCCCTCGAGCATTGCGCCCTCGAGGCCCGAACTGGGAGACCGCGACCTGCTGGGCGAATACGTGGCGGCCGCGGCGCAACTGGGGCTGCGGCTGCACGCGTGGCTCGAGGTGCTGTACTGGGCGCCGCCCGCGCAGTACGGGGTACGCGGCGGCCTGCTGGACCGCTTTCCTTACCTCGAGACCCGCGACGCGCAGGGCCGCTCGAGCCGCCGGGGCATCCACGGCATGGGCTTCGCCGACCCGGGACTTCAGGAAACCCGGCTGAAGGTGTACGCGCTGGGCCGCGAACTCGCGACACGCTACCCGAACGTGGGCCTGCACCTCGACTACCTGCGCTACCCGGCCGGGGGCGATTACGGCTACCATCCGCAGGCGCGCCGCGCCTTTAGCGCGCAGACCGGGCTGGAAGCGAGGCCTTACGTGATGGAGTGGTACGCCTGGCGGCAGAACGTGCTCACCCAGGTGGCCAACGGCATCAGCCGGGCCTACCGCGAGGCGGGCGGACGCGGGCTGGTGACGGCGGCGGTCAACCCCGAGTTCCCGTTTTACAAGGGCGAGACGCTGCAGACCTGGACGCGCTGGACCGAGGTGGACGTGTTCATCCCCATGGCCTACAGCCGCTCGAACGCCTACCTGAAACTGCTGTCGCGCTGGATCCGCAACCGCAGCCCGAGACCGGTATGGATGGGATTACAGGTGGGGCCGCAGTACCCGGACCTGCAGTCGCAGATCAACACGCTCAAACCCGAGGGGTTCAGCAACTTCGTCATCTTCGGACGCCTCAAGTAA
- a CDS encoding NAD(P)H-hydrate dehydratase, whose translation MTSRAPANATLPEAVLTAAGVRALDARLEAAGLLRLTMENAGRAVAERVRALRPHARVLILVGRGANGGDALVAARHLHAAGQAVRVLALGLEETGLAGEMLRAWRAMGEVDLLTPQALEAALAQRCDLVLDGLLGTGFRPPLRPELSAITARLNAADLEVFAIDLPSGLQADLPQVPEGALRAARTFTLGGPKPALLFSPARECAGEWEALPLAVPQGWVLEHARARRLTPAHAAALLPQRAADAHKGTAGEVWVIGGSEGMSGAPAMAAHAALRTGSGLLRMIGTGEPRPIDPEVITARLPDWADLEAYRADRRPDALALGMGLGGQAARVAARVLAWARPTVVDADALTPELRGLGHPGVVWTPHPAEAARMLACPTHAVLADPLEAAECIRAAYGGTVVLKGGPTVVAAEDGTWVNPTGNPGMASAGMGDTLAGVIASLAGQGLEAAVAARLGVYLHGLSADLLQPERGYGLQATEVGCGIPRAWRALREWVDWAGQEERKRCKDS comes from the coding sequence ATGACGAGCCGGGCTCCCGCGAACGCAACGCTGCCCGAGGCGGTGCTGACCGCTGCGGGAGTGCGCGCCCTGGACGCCCGCCTCGAGGCGGCGGGTCTGCTGCGCCTCACCATGGAAAACGCCGGACGCGCGGTGGCCGAGCGGGTGCGGGCGCTGCGCCCGCACGCCCGGGTGCTCATACTGGTGGGACGCGGCGCCAACGGCGGCGACGCGCTGGTGGCCGCCCGTCACCTGCACGCCGCCGGGCAGGCGGTGCGGGTGCTGGCCCTCGGCCTCGAGGAGACGGGTCTGGCCGGGGAGATGCTGCGCGCCTGGCGCGCGATGGGCGAGGTGGACCTCCTGACCCCCCAGGCCCTCGAGGCGGCCCTCGCGCAGCGCTGCGACCTGGTGCTCGACGGCCTGCTGGGTACCGGTTTTCGTCCGCCGCTGCGCCCCGAGCTGAGCGCGATCACCGCGCGCCTGAACGCCGCAGACCTCGAGGTGTTCGCCATCGATTTGCCCAGCGGGTTGCAGGCCGACTTGCCGCAGGTTCCCGAGGGCGCGCTGCGGGCTGCGCGCACGTTTACGCTGGGCGGGCCCAAGCCCGCGCTGCTGTTCTCGCCGGCCCGCGAGTGCGCGGGCGAGTGGGAGGCGCTGCCGCTGGCCGTGCCGCAGGGGTGGGTGCTCGAGCACGCCCGGGCCCGGCGTCTGACCCCCGCGCACGCGGCCGCGCTGCTACCGCAGCGCGCGGCGGACGCTCACAAGGGTACGGCGGGTGAGGTATGGGTCATCGGGGGATCAGAGGGCATGAGCGGCGCTCCGGCCATGGCCGCCCACGCGGCCCTACGCACCGGCTCGGGTCTGCTGCGCATGATTGGCACCGGCGAGCCGCGCCCGATCGATCCCGAGGTGATCACCGCGCGCCTGCCGGACTGGGCGGACCTCGAGGCCTACCGCGCAGACCGCCGTCCGGACGCCCTGGCCCTGGGCATGGGGCTGGGCGGGCAGGCCGCCCGGGTTGCGGCGCGGGTTCTGGCGTGGGCGCGGCCGACCGTGGTGGACGCCGACGCCCTGACCCCCGAACTGCGCGGCCTGGGCCACCCGGGAGTGGTGTGGACGCCGCACCCGGCCGAGGCCGCGCGCATGCTCGCGTGCCCTACCCACGCGGTGCTGGCCGACCCGCTCGAGGCCGCCGAGTGCATCCGCGCGGCATACGGCGGAACGGTGGTGCTCAAGGGCGGCCCGACCGTGGTGGCGGCCGAGGACGGCACCTGGGTCAATCCGACCGGCAACCCGGGCATGGCGAGCGCGGGTATGGGCGACACCCTGGCGGGGGTGATCGCCTCGCTGGCCGGACAGGGCCTCGAGGCGGCGGTGGCTGCGCGGCTGGGCGTGTACCTGCACGGCCTGAGCGCGGACTTGCTGCAACCCGAGCGCGGCTACGGCCTGCAGGCGACCGAGGTGGGCTGTGGCATTCCCCGGGCTTGGCGTGCACTGCGCGAGTGGGTAGACTGGGCTGGTCAAGAGGAGAGGAAACGGTGCAAGGACAGCTGA
- a CDS encoding DUF4388 domain-containing protein — protein MPLSSVLELIHLSRKSGVMRIKADLPLSLTIRSGEVVAGHVLDWQGFEAIQTLDPSPESGEFRFDPESEDEVQFQMGFTHFLTEWARLYDEWTAVCEVIGSPSQAFASLVSAPSPYALFGDGKSVRALARSQNLPTLTVAQTAREGLRSGKLRRVERYAWLGLRIRHPLAPTQAVPPTNPNQTQPLSPPGLGLVRRGRFIAPPATPRDPLEEIPRFLDGGRNLNDLLILGFTVPQLRSYLIGAIQSGELRFDGAGWVLRDLLWEQAYAGG, from the coding sequence ATGCCTCTAAGCAGCGTGCTCGAGTTGATACACCTGAGCCGTAAGAGCGGGGTCATGCGTATCAAAGCTGACCTGCCCCTGAGCCTGACCATCCGTTCCGGCGAGGTGGTCGCTGGCCATGTGCTCGACTGGCAGGGTTTCGAGGCGATCCAGACCTTGGACCCCAGCCCCGAGAGCGGTGAGTTCCGCTTTGATCCCGAGTCCGAGGACGAGGTGCAGTTCCAGATGGGCTTCACGCACTTCCTGACCGAATGGGCCCGGCTGTACGACGAGTGGACTGCGGTATGCGAGGTGATCGGCAGTCCCAGCCAGGCCTTCGCTTCGTTGGTGAGTGCCCCATCGCCCTACGCCCTGTTCGGCGACGGCAAATCGGTGCGCGCCCTGGCCCGCAGCCAGAACCTGCCGACGCTGACCGTGGCCCAGACGGCCCGTGAGGGCCTGCGCAGCGGCAAGCTGCGCAGGGTAGAACGCTACGCCTGGCTGGGCCTGCGTATCCGGCACCCGCTGGCTCCCACCCAGGCTGTCCCCCCGACCAACCCCAACCAGACGCAACCGCTGTCCCCTCCGGGGTTGGGACTGGTACGGCGCGGGCGCTTTATCGCGCCGCCCGCTACCCCACGCGACCCCCTCGAGGAGATTCCGCGCTTTCTCGATGGCGGGCGTAACCTCAACGATCTCCTGATTCTGGGCTTTACCGTGCCGCAACTGCGCAGTTACCTGATCGGTGCGATCCAGAGCGGCGAACTGCGTTTTGACGGGGCCGGCTGGGTGCTGCGCGACTTGCTGTGGGAGCAGGCTTACGCGGGCGGCTAG
- a CDS encoding GNAT family N-acetyltransferase yields MPARAELPAAVPVLTTGRLILRPFEPDDQSGLRAIYGDPEVLRHLAMYPVRSAQDAARLYRNYARSLSVGDGLRWAVTLQGEMVGCCALLSWNTETACAQLSYEFVRAGWGQGLATEAAGAVLRYGLEVLGLRQVEAWTMLENSASQRVLEKLGLRPLGVFQGPLRWRGRPCKLKLYRLTR; encoded by the coding sequence ATGCCTGCCCGCGCCGAACTTCCTGCGGCCGTCCCGGTGCTGACCACCGGGCGCCTGATCCTGCGACCTTTTGAGCCTGACGATCAGAGCGGGTTGCGGGCGATTTACGGTGACCCGGAAGTGCTGCGGCACCTGGCGATGTACCCGGTACGCAGCGCGCAAGACGCTGCGCGGCTGTACCGTAACTACGCGCGCAGCCTTTCGGTCGGGGACGGCCTGCGCTGGGCCGTGACCCTGCAAGGTGAAATGGTGGGATGCTGCGCCCTGCTGTCGTGGAATACCGAGACCGCCTGCGCGCAGCTGAGCTACGAGTTTGTCCGGGCAGGCTGGGGACAGGGGCTGGCGACCGAGGCGGCAGGTGCGGTGCTGCGTTACGGCCTCGAGGTGCTGGGGCTGCGGCAGGTCGAGGCCTGGACCATGCTGGAAAACAGCGCGTCGCAGCGGGTCCTCGAGAAGCTGGGCCTGCGTCCGCTGGGCGTGTTTCAGGGCCCATTGCGCTGGCGCGGGCGCCCCTGCAAACTCAAACTGTACAGGCTGACACGCTAG